The region GGCGTACCAACGCACCCATCATCGGCGGCCTCATCGCTTGCCGTCGTCGGCCATGGCGCCGCTCGGCNNNNNNNNNNNNNNNNNNNNNNNNNNNNNNNNNNNNNNNNNNNNNNNNNNNNNNNNNNNNNNNNNNNNNNNNNNNNNNNNNNNNNNNNNNNNNNNNNNNNNNNNNNNNNNNNNNNNNNNNNNNNNNNNNNNNNNNNNNNNNNNNNNCGCCGTCACCCTACTACATCGCACCCTCCTCTTGCCATGGATAAAAAGCTCGTCAAGCGGTGCACAGCGGCGCGGTGGTGAGGAATCGGGATGAGCAGAAAGAGGAAAACAGgaggaggaagggagagaggaggaagagataaGGTGGGTCCCATGATGGACGTGTCCTCTTTTCTGCTCGTTTGTGTCATGTGCTTGCTGAGTCTGGTGGTTTCCTGATGGTTACCTGAGCGAGCGAGGCGCGACCGGCCCAAGCTTCGGCCGGTCCGCCGATTATAAACGTTTCCCAATAATAAATAGGTCTTCACCATTCTATTTCGGTTAACACACACACGTCACCACAACATTAAAAGAAAAACACCTTAACATGCAAACAAAAAGGTCCACCTCAATAATTGGATAAATATATCAAAGAATATGTATTTTCAATATTATTTCTCGTACATTAAACCAAATACAGTCGAATTTCATTGAAATATAGTGTAACCAATTCTCTCAAGACTGCACAGAATGTGTCATGTAGCTAGCTGCAAGAGTAACACGTGGACATGCCCACAAATTTGCAATACAGTAAAGGGCTGAAgagattttatttgattttattgagAAAAAACATACGTGTACAAAAGACAGAATGTCAAAACAAATACTACACGAAAACATACATACGTCGTGCATTGCAACAGGAAAAAAATATATGTAATAGACTGAAAGCCACATAATGATTCACTTAGGTGCGATGAGTTTAATTAACTCATGCATGGCAGCTAGCAAGCTAGCTAGCTCCGCCCCACCTTTGCTGCCATGAGATCGTTGACGAGGCGGTGCAAATCTTGCTGCGAGGAGCCTCCTTGTGCGATGGCGGCACGAGACTTTGAGGCGAGGTCCATTACCCTGGGCCTCATAACGTCCCCAGGTCCTCCAGAATGCATGAATGTGAGCAATGCCCGGGCCACATCATCGGCCGGGATCAGCTCATGTTTTTCGTAATCCTCGCTCCGTAAGCCAGCGCCATGCGGCCAGAGTCGGTGCCCGATTCCTAGCACATCTGTGAATAGCCTCTCGTTGACGAATTGGTCGTGCACCTTTGGCCATGTGAGCATAGGCACGCCCGCGGCCACTGCCTCTAGGACGGAGTTCCACGCACAGTGCGTCAGAAACGCGCCCACTGCAGGGTGCGCAAGTATGGCGGTTTGTGGAGCCCAGGATCTGATGATGAGCCCCCGGTCCTCGACACGCTTCTCCCACCCTTTTGGTGGAGTCCACTTGTCGGCCGCCCTGACGACCCACAAAAACGGCTTCCCCGAGGCCTCCAACCCAAGAGCAAGTTGGTCCAGCTGAGCATCCGATACGAGGGCGCACGAGCCAAAGGACACGTACACGACCGAATGGTCCGACTTTGTGTCGAGCCAACCGATGCACTGTGACTTTGAGTCACCCGTGGGGCTCTCAGAGGATTGCAGTTGCGGCCCTACAAAGTAGGAGCGCTGGACGTACGCTTGGCCCGTGTACATGTCGCAGTACTGCTGCTCCAGGCCTGAGAATGTGTTGACGGCGAGGCCGAAGCAGGCAGCTTGCATGGAATGAATCTTGTCGAAGACGTATCGAAATATCGATAAGTCGGGCACCTCAGTCCTTGGGACCCGTATCTGAGGGGTCGGGAACGGAGGGGCCGTCACCATGTCATCTCCGTCGATCGCGGCGTCGTCCATCATGAGGTGGCGCATGGCGAGCATCGGGAAGGCGCCGGTGACATGGAATGGGACGCATGGCACGCCGAGCTCGTCGGCGATGCCGGCGCCCCAGGTGAAGAGCATGTCAGTGATGATGGCGTCTGGAGACTGCGCCCGGACGAGCGTCTCGTGCGCGGGGCGCATCAGGGGTTCGGTCGAGGCGGCGATGTTGATGCGCATAGAATCCGCCTGAGTGGCCGCCTTCCCAAGGTTCTCGACACCCTTGGGAAGGCCCTCCACCGTTGGGAACGGGTAGGTAACTATCTTGACAGTTGCTGCACTATGGCGCTCCAGCAAGGACTGGACGATCGGAACGTTCGCCGGCGTGACTGCGATGATGGCTTCTACGGTGGCGTTTGGGCTAGACGACGCGGCGAGGCTAACGGCAAGCTCGGTGAAGGGGTGGATGTGGCCAGTCGCAAAGTGGGGCAATAGCAGGACACGCAGAGTCTTGCTGCCGTTGCTAGTGGTAGAAGAAGCCATCTTTATTTCTTTAATTTCCTACTAGGAGCACAAGGCTGTGGGTGGCTCAGCCAGGACACGCATTTGGCCTATTTGTAAGCCGGCAAGCTGTTCGCTCTTctctgatttttcaaccaactgtaCAGTGATAAGCTCCATACAAGAGAACAGCGAACAAATCCACAAGTTTCAACGGTATACTTCAGAAGATTTCACATACATATTGCAAATTCCACAAGTTTGAACGGAAAACATGGAAGATTTCACATACATATGACCATTCAACCATAGAGGGAGTATCTTCCACATATAGGACAAAGAGGAACCATACGTCAAAACacatgagaggaaacttaatgtaaACTCGGGACTACTGATTTGTCCACAAGTTTACAATCATCCATCTACAGAAGTACAAATACACTTAACGTAAAGTCATAAATAATTGTACGATTATATGAAGTTCTGTACAATCATATGGAGCTAAAATCATAATTGAGTGTAGAGATTAAGTAGTACatataatttaaaatattacttcctAACTTCTTCATAAGTATTCACATCTAAAAATTTGACTTTAAAAAGCTTATCAAGTGTTGCGCATATTACGCGGATCCATGGGCGGATCCAGCATGGGCCCATGCCCCCCACAAACATTTTGCAAACAAAATTTTACTAGTAAATATGTATGTCCATTATCTAATCTTGTACTAGGCTAATAATAAGCACAgacatatctctactcctaatggatgagttggttgaatagtcccaccactttcgtctgaTTTTTTTTCGTCTgatttttttcgtccggtttttcttCGTATGTCCTCCCACCACCACCGCCACTTCCATCGGTTTATTTTTGCCCCACACCTATTTTCAGTCCCATGCTCGTCACAACAAATAACCTACGAAGACGCAGGTCTCATTCCagataaccctagccgccgccgccgctgatctcCCCTCCTCCCCTAACGGCAGTTGCACGCCATTCTTTTCCCCTTCCTCTTGCTAACGGCGTCCCTCCACTCCGCGACGCATATCGGTCGACGTGGGCGGGGCTGGTGGCGATCCCCAGTCGGGCTACATAGGGCCGACGACGATCTGGACAGGGGCGGTTTGAGGCGCTCGCGCACATCTAAGGTCCAGTGGTGGCCGCGTCCTGCATCAAAGGTGCAACTAGGAATCAGAGGAGGATATGGGAGAGCAGGAGGAAGGGACCGGGGAGCGGCTCACCGATGCGGAGACGCTCACCGGAGGTTGGCTGGCGGCTGGTTCACATGGCAACGTCGACGCGCGTGTGGCGTCCTCCCTattgccactactaggaaaatgcttataaatagaagtttaccagtagcgcctgTTTATGACCACACGCTACTGGTATTTACCAGTAGCGTTGTGTAGAAAACACACTACTACTAATAAATAACAACATCGTTTGTTAGCTTGGGCCGCGCTGCTGTTACATGGGCCGCAGGGCAAAAACGGTAGCCCACTTACCTGTAGCGTTTGTTTCGAACGGGCGCTATAGCTGGTGGGCTTAGTAGTAGCGCCGGCCTCTACCCAGCGCTACTACTAGAGGAAAAGAAAACCGGCCCGAGCGCCCCCACCCCTCACTCTGACATTATCGATCCCCTCCGCCTGACGACGCCGCCACAGTTAGGGTTCCTCCCCGGCCGCCTCACCCCCGTCGACGGCGCCGTGCGCCGCCACCATGCACGGTCGCCTCTCGTCTCCTCCGACGCTCCAGCCCCGTAAGTCCCCCTCCATGTCCTCCTCCTTGCGCGCGCCACCACTAGCTAGCTAGGCTTCGACCGATTCGCCGCGGCGGCTCGAGCGAGTCCACGACCTCGCACATGGTGGGGCGGTTCTTGGGCACGTTGTGCAGGCAGTTGTACTCCACCGTGGCGGCCTTGGCCAGCCCGAAGTCCGACAACTTCGCCGTGAAGTGCGTGCACGGTTGTTTTAGGTGGAAGTGTACTGAATTGTTGTGTATTTGTTGACATTTATACTACGTGGTTATCTTATCGGGGGTGTCAAGTAAGGTGGCTGGGTTAGGTGATCATACTAGATGTATACAAGGTGTGGTTGATGGTGTGACTATGTTGGCCGGCTCCTGCAGCTTGTGCGTTCTAGCTGGTGCTAAATATGTCCTAGCCTAGGAGAATTAAGAACACAACAGCTGGTCAATTTTGTATCCTCGAGTGCATGTTTCGCTTGCACAGAAGAGACAGAAAAGTGTAGAGAGTAGAGAGAGGGGTTAGGTGAGAGTAGAGAGAGGGGTTAGGTGAGGAACTAATCCAGATGCACAAGTTTGGTCAGTCAAACTTGGTCAAATCCAGGAGACAGAAAAGGAAGCGGGTAGAGGCGGGAGGGGGGAATTGAGGGCAGCAGAAGGGAGCGAGTGAACTGACCTGAGCGAGGGGGGGATTAAGGGCATCAGAAGGGTGGAGGCTTGGTTTCTTCTCCCTTGTCTAATGTCCCTGGAGCAGTGACGGCGGCGGCAGTGCCTAGTGTTCTAGGGTTTAGAGAGGGGTTCTCTCTCTCGTCCTGCCTTGGCTTTTGTTTAGTGGCGGCGGCGGTGCCTAGTGTAATAGGGTTTAGAGAGGGGTTCTCTCTCTCGATTGAACTACTTTTGCTTGTATGCATGCGCAATAATGGCAATATGCCATTTATCTTATTATTAGGCTCTGTTTGGGTTACATGATCTCTATTAAGTCATTGTCTAAATTGAACTATAATTTAGTTATTAATTTGCTTGCCATGTGAACCTGATGTGTATTCTCTATGATGTGAACGTGACGTGTAGATTATTCAAAACCTGATGTGTATtgaaaactttatgtttactttttgaattattaatcctttaatcatattgatttagggaaatggcgccaccaccaccaccaccatgtcggcggtgcaagtcaaggtgcgccagcagccttgcaactggcacgctgttcggcatctacttcgagtctagttttcttcatgcggcggtaataaattatatgaaactagtaacCACTATattgtttttagtgttattggcattaatgcatcgtTTATATACCACTTTGCTTtttgtacacagatcgtcccatgcaatgtgaggtcagaattcaacaagctgaccggagactctgtgacctttgaggctcccgggggcccctacactatggaggtcaAGAAAGGGCAAAATATGACGCgggtgggaggagatggatgggtccgtTTCATCGCCCACATGTGTATcaccggtggtgagttgatcagcttctccttcagagcagaaagacccaagctggccgtgatttatgtcaacaaagcagaagatgatgaagatgatgaggatgatgaggatgatgacgacccacttggtgaagccatcgtagctcaaagaatgaggttgagcgaggaggaggtgtgcaacctatgggacatcattCCGCCATGTGCTGACTTCGTCAGGGTGCCATTCATGACCCTCCTAACAAGTATCATGGTTGATTGGCATATCATGGGATGTTTGCAtttactgtagtaatttgatgatatgctttattgttatacttagtgtagagtccgatgatatatatgcttagtgaatcttatattctaagtgaatcttatatgcttagtgttggggatataactactgagtataaaccgcccaggagggatcGGGTTATACTCACAAGGAATCAtctgtattgaagcccatgaagacaaggagtatggcgctttactacagAGACTAAAAGGCAtagagcccaagggcggattatggcccatagacataaaccgccatgagatttgtaacttgtgttgtaagatagggaaaGAAAGAAACTGAGCCGGACACATTTGTATGAGCCGGgcatcgacctgtgtatataaagggacgacccggcggcgattcagggacaagaaacaacaagtcgagagataggtaaagcggattcgctccctgctcatcgagaccccatcaattccaccacaactggatcatcggcttttaccttcaccgcaaggggccgaactagtataaactccccgtgtcctttgtccggtttaacccctttaagctaatctcgttgcgatggctccaccacTAAGTCCTCTCATTAGGACATccaacgtgttaattccacgacagttggcacccaccgtggggctattgcaTGATGGTTTTGCGTTCTTAAAGggaaactttgaaggactcaagggatacgtggttggccggatgactaagagtcgtcgcggcaagctctgcatcgacgatgtaggctggggccccgaggtagGCTCAATCGAGtaggggtaccaggtcccctttggaggaattcaagtcttcatcagcaagatcggcaaaccgggccctgagccggacatctacaccgacctcgtcgagacgactcagcgtgcaagccctgcccgggttcagcccaccatgaagcgtgcgttcgtgggattcatccatggtgcagaATCTGAGCCGGTGTCCGATGATGAGACGATCGTTTATTCTGATGAAGAATCATCCATCGGCGTGACCGAGTCGCTGtaccagctacaagatggccggttcGGGGGCTGTTTTGATGGCGACAGTATTTCAGACTCATtcgaaccgccaaaccgggttgcgatcttcatggccggtatgcaGCCCACATTGCAATATTCAACTGCAGCAGCAATGACTTTCGGATCGGCAACTGGGGCAGGACGCCCcatgcgccggccggctcaagttctgtccagTTTATTAGACTCCTGGACGACATTGTTGACCACATCAGTCaccccggagactcaagatcggcataatgtggaggtcacaaagctgcgggatcagataactcaggccaaggaggacttggcggctgaggagactaggatggctgatgagcgggccgctttagatgcccagtcacagcggATTCAGGcagagaattaccggctcatgctggatcagaatgcttcgaaCGAAGTATTGAGGAGGAGGCATCGGTCTCGTCTACCGCTGGTTTACGAAGCAATGAATCTCTTCAACATGCCAGGAGCAGGACCCAGTTATCCGGCAGCCACAAACTGGACtgaagcacctgggacaggagcaCCGGATCAGCCACGGGTGACGGACCCGCCTCGACGGACAGATGATCCGCCACAATACATGCCgcccccgccgggtcacttctccactcctttggacaacatgattgctgcagcgtcttgattggcagctattccaatggagggcgagTCTCCAGCGGTGGTTGAGatgcgtcgggccagggatcttcttcaaaccgctatggtgcagcagcaggcctattcatatagccgagacataatccattcaacccctcgcccgagcaagagttacagcaggcatgttgatgaaccggctgtatcaagcagtgcgcggaaccgtgacgcccctcgagggcctaatccggcgcgcgGTGGTGCCAATGCttaggatgtggtggataatggtagagcgcgtcgggaggccgagttagcaacgCAGTATGCGAATCATCAACCTACTCCAGTTCGACCGACGACGTCAGTGGAACGAGGACTTGCTTTTAGCTCTTGGGGGTGTCGTGTCTCACCCCGGCTCTATGCAATGtacggttacccaaggatttcaagggtctgcttaaggtgcctaattacaccgctgatttaccccccgagtcatgggtggaaggctatgagatggcaatggagatgctggatgtggatgaagcgatgTGTGCAAAGTACTTaaaatttcaaagacacatgcaaggaacccatgtcaattgtggatctggccgcttgtatcCAAGGAGAAGgcgaatcaacaacccattgggtgcaccgggttttgGAAATCCTGCATTCGTCGGACCGTATCAATGCCGACTCGGCAATCATAACATTGGAGGGAAATTGCCGGTTTAAGCCGCTGAAAATAAAGTtaggacggctcaagcgtcactgcaatgacatgtgaACACTCatggcagctttggttaagtatgccgattctgatagtaccaaggatcccgagtcggaTGAGGAAaggccggggaagggaaagaagagcggcaacaccAAGGGGCAATAACATAATCCGGCGGGCCACCGAAACAATGATAAGCGTAAAATGgatagtttggattttgtggctaacaccaatgtgcagggtaatgctcaacgtcgtaagggtaaaccgccccagcggggtGTAGGCATTAATCTGGAGCGCCTActaaaccagccttgcccaaagcacgggatgaAAGAGAATCTAGCCACGCACCTctagaaggattgcttcattatgcgagagttcaaaaactCCGATCTTTTCtgatatgatcagggtccatctggcGGTTCATGTCCTAGATCTCACGAGCCGGTTTACGGCGGAGGCGGTTCAAGCTCAGGATTTCAGGGTAATCAGGACAATTAGAACAACCTGGGTGGTcacaaccagcagaataatcaggggaatcaacaacaatcgggttatcagagtcacccgaagcagttgaatagtgggcagtatcatgttttcaccactagcttgtgtaagagcGATCAAAAGCTTCACAAAAGGACAGTTAATTCTGTCGATCCGACGGTgccccgttacttgcgctggtctgagcagcccatcgtgtggagcagagaggatcatccgccccaagttgataatccgggtcatctggctttggtggtggcacctcaggttgggggttataagttcaccaaggtactcatggatggagggagcagcatcaacatccggtATTattaaaccttccgtcgcatggggttgacggataagaatcttaaaccgtcaaacactgtttttcacgctgtggtaccaggtaaatcggcatacccggttggcaagatagctctagaagttgtgtttggagatgatcgtgattccaggtcagaaaccttaacctttgaggtggtgaaaatccatagcccatatcacgccctgtttggacggccggcttatgcatggttcatggcaaggccctgttatgtttatctatagttaaaatgtcgggtcataagggggcGATCATAGTACACGAAAGCCGAAAAGtcactttggaatgtgaggaaggtgatgcggcttacgct is a window of Triticum dicoccoides isolate Atlit2015 ecotype Zavitan chromosome 2B, WEW_v2.0, whole genome shotgun sequence DNA encoding:
- the LOC119361806 gene encoding UDP-glucose flavonoid 3-O-glucosyltransferase 7-like; the protein is MASSTTSNGSKTLRVLLLPHFATGHIHPFTELAVSLAASSSPNATVEAIIAVTPANVPIVQSLLERHSAATVKIVTYPFPTVEGLPKGVENLGKAATQADSMRINIAASTEPLMRPAHETLVRAQSPDAIITDMLFTWGAGIADELGVPCVPFHVTGAFPMLAMRHLMMDDAAIDGDDMVTAPPFPTPQIRVPRTEVPDLSIFRYVFDKIHSMQAACFGLAVNTFSGLEQQYCDMYTGQAYVQRSYFVGPQLQSSESPTGDSKSQCIGWLDTKSDHSVVYVSFGSCALVSDAQLDQLALGLEASGKPFLWVVRAADKWTPPKGWEKRVEDRGLIIRSWAPQTAILAHPAVGAFLTHCAWNSVLEAVAAGVPMLTWPKVHDQFVNERLFTDVLGIGHRLWPHGAGLRSEDYEKHELIPADDVARALLTFMHSGGPGDVMRPRVMDLASKSRAAIAQGGSSQQDLHRLVNDLMAAKVGRS